One Bacteroidota bacterium DNA segment encodes these proteins:
- the cas6 gene encoding CRISPR-associated endoribonuclease Cas6: MRIKLTLKASEKNPALPINYQYPLSAAIYKILNKAEPQFAELLHSKGYPTTHNRRFKFFTFSKLFFRDRAAISDNKLILQNGEHPQLLVSSPLDESFIQNFVIGIFESQELPIGLREICHTTFRIEQVETLPEPKITNDIRCKALGPISISVAGAYKHPDYLKALDGRLSECIRENLLWKYKTLYEAEPSDKILKFETDMQYIKNRGGENKVSKLIKIKEGEPEETSVRGFIVPFKMTGSIELIKLAYQCGIGEKNSLGFGMFEVTL, encoded by the coding sequence TTGAGAATCAAACTAACACTTAAAGCATCTGAAAAAAATCCAGCACTACCGATTAATTATCAGTATCCTCTTTCTGCTGCAATATATAAGATACTGAACAAGGCAGAACCCCAATTCGCCGAGTTACTCCACAGCAAAGGTTATCCTACAACACATAACCGCAGGTTCAAGTTTTTTACATTTTCAAAATTGTTCTTTCGAGATCGCGCCGCAATTTCCGACAACAAGTTGATTTTACAAAACGGCGAGCATCCTCAATTGTTAGTATCATCACCGTTAGACGAATCGTTCATACAAAATTTTGTAATCGGAATTTTCGAATCGCAAGAACTCCCAATTGGTTTACGAGAAATATGCCACACCACTTTTAGAATTGAGCAGGTAGAAACACTCCCCGAACCGAAAATTACTAATGACATTAGATGTAAAGCACTTGGTCCTATTAGCATTTCGGTTGCTGGAGCATATAAACATCCCGATTATCTTAAAGCATTGGACGGCAGACTGTCGGAATGTATTCGAGAAAATTTGTTGTGGAAATATAAAACCTTGTACGAAGCCGAACCTTCAGATAAAATTTTGAAGTTCGAGACCGATATGCAATATATAAAAAACAGAGGCGGCGAGAACAAAGTGTCCAAGCTGATTAAAATAAAAGAGGGCGAACCCGAAGAAACCAGTGTTAGAGGTTTCATCGTTCCGTTTAAAATGACTGGCTCGATAGAGCTTATTAAATTGGCGTATCAATGCGGTATAGGCGAGAAGAATTCACTCGGATTTGGTATGTTTGAAGTAACGTTATGA
- a CDS encoding MerR family transcriptional regulator has translation MKQLGIKKLYYSISEVSKITDLEQYVLRYWESEFENLQPAKNRAGNRIYTNKDIKLILYIKKLLRDERYTIEGAKQVMASYVPEDDGGEQLELIPAVSTTGEQAVVQPKQPDNRLKNDLIEIKKFFEEFLVRLT, from the coding sequence ATGAAACAACTAGGAATTAAAAAACTTTATTACTCAATTAGCGAAGTGAGTAAAATAACCGACTTAGAACAATACGTTTTAAGATATTGGGAATCAGAGTTTGAAAATTTGCAACCCGCAAAAAACCGTGCGGGTAACAGAATTTATACAAATAAGGATATTAAACTTATTTTGTATATCAAAAAGCTCCTTCGTGATGAGCGTTATACAATTGAAGGGGCAAAACAAGTGATGGCGTCTTATGTTCCCGAAGATGATGGGGGCGAACAATTAGAATTAATTCCAGCAGTTTCAACAACCGGAGAACAGGCTGTTGTTCAACCAAAACAGCCGGACAACCGGTTGAAAAATGATTTGATAGAGATTAAGAAATTTTTTGAAGAGTTTCTCGTAAGGTTAACATAA